A window of Syntrophorhabdaceae bacterium contains these coding sequences:
- a CDS encoding D-alanyl-D-alanine carboxypeptidase, which translates to MAVKKWIIIGLLLFFWTSLADARPAASRKAKVAKKPQAAGLKSDREPYKAYIVMETSTGKILEGENVHQKRPPASITKLMVAYIVMEKLAKGNVKLTDMVTTSKEAAKIGGSQVYLKEGETFSLEDMMKAMMVASANDAAYAIAEFIAGSKEEFVAMMNEKAKALNLVDTEFHSVHGLPPSKDGKEDITSCSDLAILARELLKYPRLLEWTAIKTDPFRDGKFTLTNTNKLLMKFSGTDGLKTGYYREAGFSIVATAKRGDLRFIAVVMGSPAGKIRDNIAAEKLKKAFAQYKMLNIVKKGELVDKDIILADGKYRKMKGVTDRDFFYPIPVSKKANVKKEIVLPDKVKGEIREGQKLGEMVIKLDNDTIGKVDIISPVFVPKANLFTRLIRVLGLNI; encoded by the coding sequence TTTTTCTGGACGAGCCTTGCCGATGCAAGGCCTGCTGCCTCCAGGAAGGCAAAGGTCGCAAAAAAACCCCAGGCGGCAGGATTAAAATCTGACCGGGAACCATACAAGGCATACATCGTCATGGAGACCAGTACCGGGAAGATCCTGGAAGGGGAAAACGTCCACCAGAAACGTCCCCCCGCGAGTATCACGAAGCTGATGGTCGCTTACATTGTCATGGAGAAACTCGCAAAGGGGAATGTCAAATTAACAGATATGGTCACCACATCGAAGGAGGCCGCGAAGATAGGCGGGAGTCAGGTCTATCTTAAGGAGGGCGAGACCTTTTCTTTAGAGGATATGATGAAGGCCATGATGGTTGCCTCGGCAAATGATGCTGCCTATGCCATCGCTGAATTTATCGCGGGCAGCAAGGAAGAGTTCGTTGCCATGATGAATGAAAAGGCAAAGGCACTTAACCTTGTCGACACGGAATTCCATTCTGTACATGGATTGCCACCGTCAAAAGATGGGAAAGAGGATATCACCTCCTGCAGCGACCTTGCAATCCTCGCCCGGGAACTCCTGAAATACCCTAGGCTCCTCGAATGGACGGCAATCAAAACAGATCCTTTCAGGGACGGCAAGTTTACCCTGACGAATACGAACAAGCTCCTTATGAAATTTTCAGGTACCGATGGATTGAAGACGGGCTATTACCGTGAAGCGGGATTCAGCATCGTGGCAACGGCAAAACGCGGTGACTTGCGGTTTATTGCCGTAGTCATGGGAAGTCCCGCAGGAAAGATACGGGACAATATTGCCGCGGAAAAGTTGAAAAAGGCATTTGCTCAGTATAAAATGTTGAACATTGTCAAGAAGGGCGAACTGGTCGACAAGGATATCATACTTGCGGACGGTAAGTACCGGAAGATGAAAGGGGTAACGGACCGGGATTTTTTCTACCCCATCCCTGTTAGCAAGAAGGCCAACGTAAAAAAGGAGATCGTTCTCCCCGATAAGGTAAAAGGTGAGATCAGGGAGGGACAGAAGCTTGGTGAAATGGTTATTAAACTGGATAATGATACTATCGGAAAGGTCGACATCATCTCACCGGTATTTGTACCAAAGGCAAACCTCTTTACGAGGCTCATAAGAGTACTGGGACTTAATATATGA